The DNA region GAGCTGGCGGATGAAGCCGGCGCGGACGAGCAGCTTGTGGCTCGCGACCTGCGCGTCGGCGGGCGCTTCCTTGAGCGTGGGGATGAAGGCCTGGGTGTAGCGGACGGCGTGCATGGGGGTGGGTTATACAATGGAACCCCATGCCAGCGCGCACCCGCCATGCGCTCCTCGCCGCGGTGGTCCTGGGGCTGGGGGCGGCCCTCCTGTCGCAGCTCCCGGCCGGCACCTTCGGCCGGCGCGCGCCCCCGCCGGTGGAGACCCCGGAGCTCGCCGCCCAGGGCAAGCGCGTGCTCACCCAGCAGTGCTGGCACTGCCACCGGGAGATCCCGCTCGCCCCGCGGGTCGCGGGCTGGGACGCACCGCGCGCGTACGAGGCGCTGGGGCGCCTGCCGCAGCTGAACCCGGCCATGCCGCCGTTCCGCGGCACCGACGCCGACCGCCGCGCGCTCGCGGCCTACCTGGCCGCGCTCGCCGCCGGCCGCGCGCCGTGAGCGGATTGCGTCCGCTCGTCCCGAGCCCGTCGAGGGACGCTCGCCGGCGCTACTTCGGCGCGCGCTGGCCGGAGATCTGGATGGCCTCGGCCACCAGCGCCTCCTCCAGCTCCTCGGCCTTCATGCGCTTCACGATCTTGCCGTCGCGGAACAGCAGCCCCACGCCGTTGTGGCCGTAGGCGATCCCGACGTCGGCGGCGGCCGCCTCGCCGGGTCCGTTCACCTCGCAGCCCATCACCGCCACCTGCACCTCGCCCTTGAGCGTGGCGAGGCGGCGCTCGACGCGCTCGGCCACCGGGATCATGTCCACCGAGCACCGGCCGCAGGTCGGGCAGGAGGTGAGCGTGGCCCCGCCGAACTTCAGGCCGAGGGAGGTGAGCAGCATGCGCGCCACCCGCACCTCCTCGACCGGATCGGCGGTGAGGGAGATGCGGATGGTGTCGCCGATCCCCTCGCCGAGCAGGATGCCCAGGCCCGCGGCGCTCTTGACGGTGCCGGCGAGCAGCGTGCCGGCCTCGGTGACGCCGAGGTGGAGCGGGTAGTCGAACTGGCGGGAGAAGAGCCGGTTCGCCTGCACGGTCATGGCGACGTCGTGCGCCTTCAGCGACACCTTGATCTCGCGGTAGCCCTCGTCCTCGAGGAAGCGGATGTGGCGCTCGGCGCTCTCCACCATGCCGGCGGCGGTGGGCCAGCCGTGCTTCTCGACGATGTCCTTCTCGAGCGAGCCGGCGTTCACGCCGATGCGCACCGGCACCATGCGCTCGCGGGCGGCCTTCACCACCTCGCGGACCCGCTCGCGCGCGCCGATGTTGCCGGGGTTGAGGCGGATGCCGTGCATCCCCGCCTTCAGCGCGGCGAGCGCCAGCCGGTAGTCGAAGTGGATGTCGGCCACCAGCGGCACCGGGGTGGCCTTCACGATCTCCGGCAGCGCGGCGGCGGCGTCCTGGTCGGGCACGGCCAGGCGCACCACGTCGGCCCCGGCCTCGGCCAGCGCGCGGATCTGCGCCAGCGTGGCCGCGGCGTCGGCGGTCTGGGTCGTGGTCATCGACTGCACGGCGATGGGGGCGTCGCCGCCGATCGGCACGTTGCCGACCCGGATCTGCCGGGTCTTCCGGCGCTCGCCCAGCGCCGCGCCCTCACCCTTCCCGTATGCGCCCACTCGACACCTCCGAAACGGCACGGCGGCCGCGTCCGGATCTAGGACGGGGCCGCCGGCTTCGCCAGCCTGAGGTCGGGGCCTACAGCTTGCCCGCCGCCTTCAGCTCCTGGTCGATGACGGCCTTGAAGGCCTCCAGCGGCTGCGCGCCCGAGATGAGCCGGCCGTTGATGAAGAACGCCGGGGTCCCGCTCACGCCGGCCGCCTCGCCGGCCTTGTGGTGCTCCTGCACCACCGGGGCCTTCTCGCCGGACTCGAGGCAGCGGTCGAACTTCGCGCCGTCCACGCCGACCTCGCGGGCGTAGCCCTTCAGGTCGTCCACGGCGAGCTTCCCGTTCGCCGCGAACAGCCGGTCGTGCATCTCCCAGTACTTGCCCTGGTCGCCGGCGCAGTGCGCCGCCTCGGCCGCCTTGGGCGCCAGGTCGTGCGAGGGCAGCGGGAAGTCGCGGTAGACCACCCGGACCTTGCCCGGGTACGCGGCCATCACGTCCTTCATGGTCGGCTCGGCGCGCACGCAGAACGGGCACTGGTAGTCGGAGAACTCGACGATGGTGATGGGCGCGTCGGCCGGGCCCTTCGACGGGCCAGTCGCCGCGACCTCGACCTTGGGCGGCATGTACGCGGGCAGCAGCACCTCGACGTTCATGTCCTTCTTCAGCTTCTCGTAGTACGCCGTCAGCTCGGCCTGGGCCTTCTGGTTCTTGATGAACCGGGCGATGTCCGGCTTCACCTGGTCGATGGGCGGGAGCTGCTGGCCGCCGGCCTTGGCCCGCTCGTACAGGGCGCGGACCTCGTCGTCGGCGGGCTCGGGGATCTTCGCGACCACGTCGCGGTTCACCAGCTCGTCCGGCGTGATGCCCTCGGCCTTGGCCTTCGCCTCGAACACGCGGCGGCGGATCATCGACTCGAGGCCCTGCCGCTTCAGCTGGTACTTCTGCTCCTCGTACTGCTGCTCGAGCTGCTTCAGGTCGCTCTTCACGAGCTCGTCCAGCTCGCCCGCGGTGATGGCCTGGCCGCCGACCTTCGCGACCGGCGCCGACGGGTTCTCCTTCTGCTGCGCCGGCTGGGCCGGGCGGGGGGACTGGCAGGCGGCCGCGAGGACGGCGAGCGCGCCGAGGACGACGTTGCGCATGGGGATGTTGGCTCCGCGGGGAAGTGTGTCGGGCCGACGGCCCGGAGGAGGCGAACCTTCCGCCAAAACGGCCGGTCCGTCAACGGTTTCGACCGCGCACGGCGGGGCGCCGGGCGCCTCCTCGCCCGGGCGATGCGCGGGCGAACCTTCGCCGTGACACGCTGGCTCCAAGCGGCTATTCAGAGGTCCCCTCGCACCAGGGAGGTCACGCCATGTCCAAGCACGAGCGGCTCGTCATCGTCGGCAGCGGCCCCGCGGGCTACACCGCCGCGCTCTACGCCGCGCGCGCCAACCTCCGGCCGCTGCTGTTCGAGGGCATGCAGCCGGGCGGGCAGCTGACCATCACCAGCGAGGTGGAGAACTTCCCCGGCTTCCCCGAGGGCATCCTCGGGCCGGAGCTGATGGAGAAGATGAAGAAGCAGGCCGAGCGCTTCGGCACGCGCTTCGAGGCGAGCGAGATCACCCGGGTGGACTTCTCGCAGCGCCCGTTCAAGCTCTGGCAGGACGACACGCTCTACACCGCCGACGCGGTGATCATCGCCACCGGCGCGTCCGCCAAGTGGCTGCAGATCCCGTCGGAGAAGCAGTACCAGGGGCGCGGCGTGTCGGCCTGCGCCACCTGCGACGGCTTCTTCTTCCGCGGCGTGGAGGTCGCGGTGGTGGGCGGCGGCGACACGGCGCTGGAGGAGGCGAGCTTCCTCACCAAGTACGCGAGCAAGGTGCACGTGGTGCACCGCCGCGGCGAGCTGCGCGCCTCGAAGATCATGCAGGACCGCGCCCGCAAGAACCCGAAGATCGAGCTCGCGCTGAACGCGGTGGTGGACGAGATCCTCGGCGACGGGAAGGCGGTCACCGGCGTCCGGCTCAAGGACACCCGCGACGGCTCGACCCGCGAGCTGCCGCTGAAGGGCGTGTTCATGGGCATCGGTCACGAGCCCAACACCGGCATCTTCAAGGGCCAGCTCGAGATGAACGAGGTCGGTTACCTCGCCGTGAAGGCGCCGTCCACCGCCACCAGCGTGGCGGGCGTGTTCGCGGCGGGCGACGTCTCGGACCCGCACTACCGGCAGGCGATCAGCGCGGCCGGCACCGGCTGCTCCGCGGCGATCGACGCGGAGCGCTGGCTGGGCGAGCACGTCACCGAGAGCTGGAACTAGCCGCCATGAAGATGATCGACGTCGGCGCGAAGCCGAAGACCGAGCGCGTGGCGGTGGCGCGCGGCTTCGTGGCCATGTCCGCCGACACGGTGGGCCGGATCCGCGCGGGCGAGGTGGAGAAGGGCGACGTGCTCGCCGCCGCGCGGCTGGCCGGCGTCATGGCCGCGAAGAAGACGCCGGACCTGGTGCCGCTCTGCCACCCCATCGCGCTCTCCGCCGTGGACGTGAGCGCGGTGCCGGGCCCGGGCGGCGTGGCGGTCGAGGCGACCGTGCGCACGGTGGACCGGACCGGCGTCGAGATGGAGGCGCTCGCCGCGGTCTCCGCGGCCTGCCTGACCATCTACGACATGCTGAAGCGGTACGAGAAGGGCATGTCGATCACCGCGATCGAGCTCATCGAGAAGAAGGGCGGGCGGAGCGGGCACTGGACGCGCGGCCCCGCAGCCCCGCCGGATCGACGCCGAGGAAGCGGATCGCGTTCGCGCCGCACACGCGGCGGATGACGGCGGGCGCGAGCCCGGCCTTCGCCATCCGGTCGGCCGCCCGCGCCAGCGCCAGCAGGTCCCCTCCCCCGACCCCGGCGTCGGAGCCGAGGACGATCCCCTCCGGCCCCAGCGACGCCACCAGCCGCACCGCCGCGTCCACCGCGCCGCGCGGCCCGGCCCCGCCGGACAGCGACAGGCCCGCCAGGTGGCCGCAGGCGCGGATCGCCTTCACGGTCCGTTCATCGGCGCCCGCGACCAGCACCCGGGCCGGCTCCAGCTCCGACTCGCGCAGCGCCGCGAGCAGCCGCCGGGTGAGGCGCTCGCGCCCGCGCAGCGGGACCGCCGCGATCACCGGCCGCCGCAGCTCCCGCGCCAGCTCGAGCTGGCGCGCCAGCACCCGCTCCTCCAGCGCGCCGCCCTCGGCCAGCCCCACCGCGCCGAGCGCCGCCACCTCCGGGCGGCCCAGCGCGTCCGGCAGCTCCGCGAGCAGCGCCTCCAGGCCGCGCGACGGGATCCGGCGCGGGTGGATGCCGAGGGCGGCCCAGGCGGCGAGGCCGCCGCGGCGCAGCCGCCGCGCGGCGGCGGCGACCTGCTCCCAGGCGCGGCGGATGGCCGCGGGCGTCGCCGTGCCCCCCCCGTCGCCGGACGCCACCAGCGCCCCCTCGATCCCGAAGAAGCGGAGGTCGGCGACCTCGCGCGCCCCGAGCGCGCCGGCGTGGAGGAAGGCGTCGAACACGGCGGGGATCGTAACCGGCCGCGGGGGGGAAAGCCCGCGCGGACGCCGCGCCGTCAGCCCGGGCGCCGCAGCAGCGTCGCCCCGCCGTCCTCCACCCATTCGACGGGGAGGTCCGCCGCGAGCGGCAGCTCCACCGGGCCCAGCACCAGCCATCCCCCCGGGCGCACCGCCGAGAGCAGCGTGCGCAGCGCCGCGGCCGCGACCGCCGGGTCGAAGTAGATGAGGACGTTGCGGCACACCACCGCGTCGAACGCGGGCCCGGGGAGCGGGTCGCGGACGAGGTTGTGGTGGCGGAGCTCGACGCCCGCGCGCACCTCCGGGTGCACCGCCCGCGCGCCGTCCGGGCCCGCCGGCAGGAGCCAGCGCGCCGCCAGCGCCGGCGGGAGGCGCCGCAGCGCCCGCGGGCCGTAGCGCGCGCGCCGCGCCGCCTCGAGCGCGCCGGCGGAGACGTCGGTCGCGAGGACGCGATCGCCAGCGGCCGCGTCCCGGCCGGCGTCGCGCAGCAGCATGGCGAGCCCGTAGGCCTCCTCGCCGCTCGCGCAGCCCGCCGACCACAGGCGGAGCGGCGCCGCGCCGTCCGCGGCGCGCCGCGCCAGCGCGGCGAGTTGCTCGGGGTGGCGCCAGAACGAGGTCTCGCGCACCGTGGCCTGCTCCACCAGCGCCGCGAGCGCCCCGGCGTCGCCCGCCACGACCGCCGCCGCGAGCCGCGCCGGCGTCGTGCCCCGGTCTTCCGCGGCGCGCTCCATCGCCGCCCGCAGCGCGTCGCCCAGGCCGCTCGCCAGCGAGAGCCCCGTCTCCGCGGCGAGCGCGCCGGCCACCGCGGCGAGGTCCGCCGGCGAGGCCGCGCCCGCGGTCACGGCGCCGCCAGCGCGGCGCGCAGCGGCGACGGGTCGAGGAGCGGGAGGACCTCGCCGCCGTCCACGCACAGGCCGGCGAGGAGCGGCGAGCCGCGCCAGCCCTCCGGCGCCGCCTCGGCCGGATCGCCCTCGTACAGCGACGGGCCGTCCACCGTGCCCGCCACGCGCTCCACCGCGAGCCCCAGCGCCGGCGCGCCCGCGAGGATCACCACGCGCGCGTCGAGGTCGAGGTCCGCGCGCGCGCCCGCGGCGGCGGCGAGGTCCGCGACGACGACCGGGACCCCGCGCCAGGAGAACGTCCCGAGCACGTGGGCCGGCGCGCCCGGCAGCGGGGCGAGCGCGACCATGCGGACCACCTCGGCCACCTGCGCGGACGGCAGGAGGGCGCGGCGGCCGGCGGTCTCGAGCACGAGGTGCAGCCCCGGGAGCCAGGCGCCGCCGAGCGCCGCGAGCGCCCGCTGCGCGTCGCGGAGGGCGCCGGAGAGCCGGCGGACCTCGGCGGTGAGCGCCGCGCGCGCGGAGGCGGTGGGGAGGTCGGTCGGCATCGGCGTCGGTGGAGGATAGCGCAACCGTCGAGGGGGGAGGGGGGCGGGAGGGGTGGAGGGGGATGGGGGGCGTGGGGGGGCTTTGAGGTGCGGGGGCGGCGCAGGATGGCGGGCGTGGAGGGGGCTTTGAGGGTGCGGGGGCGGTCGGGGGCGGGACTGAGGGCCGGAACCGGGGATGGCGGGATCGGCTTGCGAGCGGCCTGAGGGGGAGGCGCGGGGCGCGGGACGGGGGAATGCTCGCCGCTCGCGGTGAGCCTGTCGAACCGCGAGCTGGGCGCGAGATGCGAGGTGCGGGCGGGACTCCGCGAGCGTAGCGGACGTTTGCGACCCACACGGTGAGTGGATCCTCGTCTCACCATGCGTTAATATCTGCCCAATCATGATCCGCGGCGCTCGTCAGCTCCGGTTCCGGCTCTCCCCTCCTCGCAGCCACGGCGGCCGTCGGCCCGGCGCGGGGCGCAAGCCCTCGGGCGCGCGGGCGGGGGTCTCGCACCACGGGCGGCCTTCGGTCACCGCCTCTTCTCCGGTCCACGTCACCTTGCGTGTGCTCCCGCACGTCTGGAACCTGCGGAGCCAGCGCGCGCTCCGGGTCGTCGAGGCGGCGTTCGAGGCCGCCACGGCGGCTCGCAGCACCTTCCGCGTGGTCCACTTCGCGCTCGAGGGGAACCACCTCCACCTCATCGCGGAGGCGGACGGGTCGCGGGCGCTCTCCTCGGGGATGCAGGGGCTGTGCATCCGGCTCGCGAAGGGGCTCAACCGCATGATGGGGCGGCGCGGCAGGGTCTTCGCGGACCGCTACCACGCCCGCGTGCTCGGGACGCCTTCCGAGGTCCGCAACGCGCTCGCCTACGTGCTGCTGAATCACCGCAGCCACCTTGCGCGGCTCGGGAAGACACCAGGGCGCGGAGGCGTGGACCGCTTCTCGTCGGGGAAGTGGTTCGACGGGTGGCGCGGCGGTGGGGCTGGGGTGCTCGACGGCGCGCGCAGGGTCACCGCAGCGCCGCGCACCTGGCTGCTCCGCACGGGCTGGCGTGGTTCGACGGGCTCACCACGAGCGGAGCGGGGGCTGCTCTCGCCGGACGAGCTCCCGGCCTCACCGCGCTGACGCGCTCGGCTGCCAGCCCCACCCGCCTACGGCGCCGCCGCCCCGCCCTCGAGCAGCGGGTCGCTGGCGGCCTCCACCCAGCCCTCGGGGGCGACGCGGGCGGCGTGCGCGTTCGACCAGCGGCGCTCGCGCCAGAGCAGGCGGTGCCCCCTCGCCTCCAGCGCCCGGGCGGTGGCGGCCTCGAGGCCGTTCGGCTCGACCTGCAGCGCGTCGGGCCTCCACTGATGGTGGATGCGCGGGGCGGCGAGCGCCTCGGCGAGCCCCATCCCGTCGTCCACCACGTGCGAGATCACCTGCGCCACGGTCGTCGGGATCGTGGTCCCGCCGGCGGCGCCGACGACGAGCGCGAGCTTGCCGGCGGGGTCGAACACGAGCGTGGGCGCCATCGACGACAGCGGCACCTTGCCGGGCGCGGGGGCGTTCGCGCCGGTGCCGACGGCGCCGAACACGTTCGCGGCGCCGGGCGCGGCGTCGAAGTCGTCCATCTCGTCGTTGAGCAGGATCCCGGTGCCGGGCACCACCACGCAGGAGCCGAACAGGAAGTTCACGGTGGTGGTGAGGGCGACCGCGTTCCCCTCCCGGTCGATGACCGACAGGTGCGCGGTCTGGCTCGACTCCTGCGTGGGCGGGGGCGCCTCCACCGTCGCGGCGCGCTCGCCGACGGCGGCGGCGAGCCGCGCGGCGCCGTCGGGCGACACGAGCTCGCGCTCGACCTGGGCGGCGCCGGGCACGAACGCGGGGTCGCCGAGCACGGCGCGCCGGGCGAACAGCCGCTTCTCCACCTCGGCCATGGCGTGGAGGAACCGCTCGGGCCGGTAGCCGCCTTCCCGCGGGTCCTCGTGCTCGAGCGCCTGCAGGAGCCCGATCACGATGCTGCCGCCGGACGAGGGCAGCGGCATCGACACGACCCGGTGCCCGCGGTAGCGCCCCTCGAGCGGCGTCCGCTCGCGGGTCCGGTACGCGGCGAGGTCCGCCTCGGTGAGCACCCCGCCCTCGGCCTGCGCGGCCCGCGCGATCCTCCGGGCGAGGGGCCCGCGGTAGAACGCCTCGGGGTCGCGCCCGAGGGCCCGGAGCGTCCGCGCCAGCTCGGGCTGGCGGAGCCGCCACCCGGGCGCGGGCGCGGCGGGCGCCCTGCCGTCGCCGCGCTCGAGGAACGTGCGCGCGGCCTCGGGGCGCGCGCCGAGGCACGGGAGCCGGCTCCGCGCGGCGCGGACGTAGTGCAGGTTCACCGGCGCGCCCTGCTCGGCGAGCCGCGCCGCGGGCTCCACCAGCCGCGGGAGCGGCCGCGTCCCGAAGCGCCGCGCCAGCTCGGCGTACCCCTTCACCGCCCCCGGCACCGCCACCGCCAGCCCGCCGTCGAGCGAGCGCGACGGCCCGGTCCCCCCGGCGCCGCCCGCGAACATGGTCGCCGACGCGCCCCGGGGCGCCACCTCGCGGAAGTCGAGCGCCACCACCCGG from Anaeromyxobacter dehalogenans 2CP-C includes:
- a CDS encoding c-type cytochrome; the protein is MPARTRHALLAAVVLGLGAALLSQLPAGTFGRRAPPPVETPELAAQGKRVLTQQCWHCHREIPLAPRVAGWDAPRAYEALGRLPQLNPAMPPFRGTDADRRALAAYLAALAAGRAP
- the ispG gene encoding flavodoxin-dependent (E)-4-hydroxy-3-methylbut-2-enyl-diphosphate synthase gives rise to the protein MGAYGKGEGAALGERRKTRQIRVGNVPIGGDAPIAVQSMTTTQTADAAATLAQIRALAEAGADVVRLAVPDQDAAAALPEIVKATPVPLVADIHFDYRLALAALKAGMHGIRLNPGNIGARERVREVVKAARERMVPVRIGVNAGSLEKDIVEKHGWPTAAGMVESAERHIRFLEDEGYREIKVSLKAHDVAMTVQANRLFSRQFDYPLHLGVTEAGTLLAGTVKSAAGLGILLGEGIGDTIRISLTADPVEEVRVARMLLTSLGLKFGGATLTSCPTCGRCSVDMIPVAERVERRLATLKGEVQVAVMGCEVNGPGEAAAADVGIAYGHNGVGLLFRDGKIVKRMKAEELEEALVAEAIQISGQRAPK
- a CDS encoding thioredoxin produces the protein MRNVVLGALAVLAAACQSPRPAQPAQQKENPSAPVAKVGGQAITAGELDELVKSDLKQLEQQYEEQKYQLKRQGLESMIRRRVFEAKAKAEGITPDELVNRDVVAKIPEPADDEVRALYERAKAGGQQLPPIDQVKPDIARFIKNQKAQAELTAYYEKLKKDMNVEVLLPAYMPPKVEVAATGPSKGPADAPITIVEFSDYQCPFCVRAEPTMKDVMAAYPGKVRVVYRDFPLPSHDLAPKAAEAAHCAGDQGKYWEMHDRLFAANGKLAVDDLKGYAREVGVDGAKFDRCLESGEKAPVVQEHHKAGEAAGVSGTPAFFINGRLISGAQPLEAFKAVIDQELKAAGKL
- the trxB gene encoding thioredoxin-disulfide reductase, whose protein sequence is MSKHERLVIVGSGPAGYTAALYAARANLRPLLFEGMQPGGQLTITSEVENFPGFPEGILGPELMEKMKKQAERFGTRFEASEITRVDFSQRPFKLWQDDTLYTADAVIIATGASAKWLQIPSEKQYQGRGVSACATCDGFFFRGVEVAVVGGGDTALEEASFLTKYASKVHVVHRRGELRASKIMQDRARKNPKIELALNAVVDEILGDGKAVTGVRLKDTRDGSTRELPLKGVFMGIGHEPNTGIFKGQLEMNEVGYLAVKAPSTATSVAGVFAAGDVSDPHYRQAISAAGTGCSAAIDAERWLGEHVTESWN
- the moaC gene encoding cyclic pyranopterin monophosphate synthase MoaC, whose amino-acid sequence is MKMIDVGAKPKTERVAVARGFVAMSADTVGRIRAGEVEKGDVLAAARLAGVMAAKKTPDLVPLCHPIALSAVDVSAVPGPGGVAVEATVRTVDRTGVEMEALAAVSAACLTIYDMLKRYEKGMSITAIELIEKKGGRSGHWTRGPAAPPDRRRGSGSRSRRTRGG
- a CDS encoding TatD family hydrolase; protein product: MFDAFLHAGALGAREVADLRFFGIEGALVASGDGGGTATPAAIRRAWEQVAAAARRLRRGGLAAWAALGIHPRRIPSRGLEALLAELPDALGRPEVAALGAVGLAEGGALEERVLARQLELARELRRPVIAAVPLRGRERLTRRLLAALRESELEPARVLVAGADERTVKAIRACGHLAGLSLSGGAGPRGAVDAAVRLVASLGPEGIVLGSDAGVGGGDLLALARAADRMAKAGLAPAVIRRVCGANAIRFLGVDPAGLRGRASSARSARPSSR
- a CDS encoding CheR family methyltransferase, yielding MTAGAASPADLAAVAGALAAETGLSLASGLGDALRAAMERAAEDRGTTPARLAAAVVAGDAGALAALVEQATVRETSFWRHPEQLAALARRAADGAAPLRLWSAGCASGEEAYGLAMLLRDAGRDAAAGDRVLATDVSAGALEAARRARYGPRALRRLPPALAARWLLPAGPDGARAVHPEVRAGVELRHHNLVRDPLPGPAFDAVVCRNVLIYFDPAVAAAALRTLLSAVRPGGWLVLGPVELPLAADLPVEWVEDGGATLLRRPG
- a CDS encoding chemotaxis protein CheW is translated as MPTDLPTASARAALTAEVRRLSGALRDAQRALAALGGAWLPGLHLVLETAGRRALLPSAQVAEVVRMVALAPLPGAPAHVLGTFSWRGVPVVVADLAAAAGARADLDLDARVVILAGAPALGLAVERVAGTVDGPSLYEGDPAEAAPEGWRGSPLLAGLCVDGGEVLPLLDPSPLRAALAAP
- the ggt gene encoding gamma-glutamyltransferase, which gives rise to MPLLLALLLSATAASPRGAVATGHPAASAAAAQVLREGGNAVDAAVAAAFALSVVEPESSGIGGGGFALVYLARERRVVALDFREVAPRGASATMFAGGAGGTGPSRSLDGGLAVAVPGAVKGYAELARRFGTRPLPRLVEPAARLAEQGAPVNLHYVRAARSRLPCLGARPEAARTFLERGDGRAPAAPAPGWRLRQPELARTLRALGRDPEAFYRGPLARRIARAAQAEGGVLTEADLAAYRTRERTPLEGRYRGHRVVSMPLPSSGGSIVIGLLQALEHEDPREGGYRPERFLHAMAEVEKRLFARRAVLGDPAFVPGAAQVERELVSPDGAARLAAAVGERAATVEAPPPTQESSQTAHLSVIDREGNAVALTTTVNFLFGSCVVVPGTGILLNDEMDDFDAAPGAANVFGAVGTGANAPAPGKVPLSSMAPTLVFDPAGKLALVVGAAGGTTIPTTVAQVISHVVDDGMGLAEALAAPRIHHQWRPDALQVEPNGLEAATARALEARGHRLLWRERRWSNAHAARVAPEGWVEAASDPLLEGGAAAP